The Rosa rugosa chromosome 1, drRosRugo1.1, whole genome shotgun sequence genomic sequence ttttattttttattctttattttattctttattttctttattcagagagagagggatccgaggaaggaggaatcgaatacatgaagaaacaaatagaaagaaagaaagggaaaaaaaattccttttccaaaaaaaaaaaaataattaattaattaaaaaaaaagaactgagggcataatagacatttcgccacGACTTAACAGAGgttttagacggcaaggacctattggtccgaaattttgaagtacagggactaaacgtgtaaAATTAGAAGGttagggactgaagtgttttatggtcaaaagctcaaggactaaacagtatttagttctttatttaataatataaaaaacGCTTCTATTCAATAAAATGAGTTGAAATAAAAATAACATTTTTCTAGACCATAAAACCAAAAGATCTGGTACAAAAATCTTGAATGATTTTGtcattaatataaaaaaaaaaaattgtctcaTTATTTATACATTTAGAATCCAGGAGAGCGGTGGCTGGTGGTGCCCTTTGTGGTGGCAGTGAGGCAAGGGGCTTTGGATCAGGTCCAATTCAACCCTAGGGCTGGCTCCTTTGTCTGGCCCAATTGAAATAGGAAGGGGAGGGTGGTTGGGCTATGGGCTTTTGGCTCTAGTTTCTTTTCTTGCTATTTAGTTGGGTTTTTTCTTTagtaattttatgtttttttattttttattttttattatagtTAGTAATTTTCTTTAGTTCTTAAttgacataatatatatatatatatatatatatttttttttttttttttttgaaaaggagaATGACTCACTCATATTAATGAATCAACCGCAACGGTCGAAATAGTACATCCACCAAAACAGACATAAACATAAACCAATGCGTAAAATGGTACACATACTACTTCATGGACGATAAAGTACAAAGTCTTAACTAACAAAAGAACCTTCACCTTCAAAGGAACATATAGGCTGCTATCTACCTCTCATTGAGCACGtaattgtggtacaaaaaaaataaataacactTCTAAGAAGTAGATCTTCGATCAACTAGGCTAGACTAAACTCCTTGGCTTAACTAAACAGGACGGATCACCTTCCCCTAATTAACATAATATTTGTTGTTTATTAATTAAGCTTCAAATTATTGAATTATATGCTTAATAGATACTGATTAGTATTAATTTGCatcaagtataattaacaagattaGATTACTCTTTCAATTAATCTTCTTTTTACGTTTTGATATGTTTACTACATATGTTGGAGGTGAAGATTCAAAATGGAGGACATGAAGTGTATGGACAAATGAATTTGCATGACCACCAAAATTACAAACGCAAGACTGTAAGAATTAATGTGGACTTATCAATGTTCAATAAGGACCACAACAATTTAGCTACCTTATTTGCAGAATAAGTAATTAGACAGTGCTTGAATTATTTGAGTCCATGACCTCTTTATCTATAATCAGTACTGAATACGGTATATATTGTTGATTACTTAATTATAGAGTAATCCTAAATGTACATGAAATAGTTTGATAAAGGCCTACATCAATTAGGACTAAGAATCCTTTATGGGAGGTACCTAGTCCGTGATGCCTATAAAAGTCTTAGATCCCTGCTCTATCAATCACCACGCTATTCATAAGCTTTGCCCCATAAAAGGTTGCATACAAGATTGGATAGAGGAGAATATCTATCATGACTAATTCAAGTTGGTATATAtgatttatattttgttcatCTTAATATTAAGCTTATGTTAATCTTAATTATATTTTGTGTTCTTAGATTGAGTACAATCTTATTTTAGTTTTACAAAGACTACTATTTGCATTAACAATTTGTAAcatatttatgaattatattcTCTACCTGCGGCAAGGCCTCTCTTGTCGTCCTCACATCGGTAGGAACCATACTCGTTCACGCACCTGCTGTTGCCAAAGCATAGGCGGCGACCATCTTGACATTCATTAATATCTGAAATAATGGAGcggacaaaaaagaaaacaattacGGACAATTTTTAGGATGAGACTTTTTCGGGAACTTAACTCAGACCAAAAACAATTAGTTcactctgaaaaaaaaaaaaaaaaaatcatgttttCAAAGAACACTTAATTTTGGTGGtgcaattttattttattttatcaaagTAGAAAATACAATGTTTTGTTAGAATGAAAATGTATCGATCATTAAACCTATATAATTACTAATTTGATATTTTGGTTACTTTGAAAATTGTTGgattcatcatcttcttcaactCAAGTATCTATTGCTTGCTTGTGAGaaaaaattttgtttttcaacTTTAATAACGCGGTACCAAATTTCAAATATGCAGACACATGTCTGaccaacaaataaaaaatattcaAACACATGACCAAAATTGCAATATTAAAACAGGACCACAATTATAGTTTTGTTAAAACACAGGGACTGAAAAATGCATTtgatcattaaaaaaaaaaactgtaaaaTTTTTAATTACCTACATCACAAGATTTTTCCCCGAGATAGGGATTTCCTTCGAACCCCTTGCGGCATGAACAATAAATTTCCGACCGTTTGACTGCGAGATAAGTGCTAATAGAGCAAGCCGGGTCGACCTGAAGCGTTGAAAAATTGAACTGGTTAAATAATTCAAATGACCTAGTGTCGTTCATAATCCTCCATCTTAGTGACACAGAAACCTTGCCCATCCTCTTCAAGACAGCTGTAAGGCCCGAAATTGTTGATAAATTGATGGTTCTCTCCGCCCAATCTTTGGCAACCAGGAAGGCAAGCTTGGTGCAATCTGTAGTAGTCTCATTCTCATTTAAGGTAGTATTAATAACACTGAGGTATGGAGGAATACTAATCTGACAACAGTTAATACCGATATCGCAAGTCAGGTCTCCAGATTGATCACACACTGACCTGCATCCGCCAACAACAGAGTCTGCGGAACTCAACAGGGCAGAGGAATCGCAACTCACTGCAGTGAATATGTTGTATCTTCGAGAGTAGAAGAAAGGGCTGTCCCTTAAATCCGCCAGTTGGCTACTATTATTTCCCTCGCAGAAGAATGTAACGGGGCTGTACACCTGAACCCATCCTTCGGTAGATATATTCACCACCTCCAATTTGGTACGCCTCAAGAAAGGCTTCTCCTCGTTGCAGGCGATTTGAAACCATTCGTCATAGTAACAACTTGGATTAGGTCCAATCCCGAAAGGGTACGGGATGATAACATTTCCACACTTCGTTGGGCAATCACCTATTGCCATCCGTGGTGCAGCAGTACTTGCGCTGCATATGGATAACAGCAAAATGAATATCATATGATGAACTAGAATTTCCATCATCACTAATTTGTCTGATCGAAGATGTACTCTAGAAGAAGTATGATAGAAGCTGTAAAGCAAATTGACGATCATTGGCGAGCGAACTTTATAAAGAAAAAATTAGGAGAATTTTCAATTCAACAATAGGTACCACATACGTTGAGAGTGTGGGTCTTACATGGAAAAATGAGGACTCCACGTGTGAATGTCTCGCAAGTGTACAATATTGGGTGATGTAGAGCCCGTGTGGCCACGAGGCCTTCACACGTTGGGGTAACCCAATTTGATATCTTAATAAAGTAATCTGAGtttcaaatccaaaaccaattggtaaCTGATGAAGTGACCCAAATATTTATAAACTCATATGCAAAGTCTCATTttttccatgtgaaatctataCTCTCAACAGAAGAAACTTCAGAGTGATCTAGTAgtcactttttttattttttttcttcttcttttaatattaaaataaaataaataagcaaaTAACGACAAACCGATATATAAATCAGAGGacacaaataaagaaaaaagcaaGAAGCAAGGCAAATGCATGCGAAGACCATATGTACTTGGTCATCGAATTAGAAGCTTCCTAGTTCCTACTATGGATTTTTGGCCAAAGTTTCTTCCAGCAGATTCTGATACTTGGACAATGCGAAGAAGAAATTATCCCTTTTCCGTGCAACACATGGCTTTAGATGCGTGGGGCAACAGTTATTCTCAAGCAATTCTTTCTCATCCTGCAGATTATATAGGGCTAATGATCAGAGACCAGTTTCTAGGTACCCATTCTAACTCTTAACTTCTACACCTTTAATACGTGAAACAATAATATACATGGACATTTAAAAGCAATCTCCAAGAGGTCTAGGGGGTTGCCCATCTACATGATAAGTCTTTAATCGCTTTCACTTTGAATTCCATTACGCAGCCCTACTACATATCATCATCAGGAAACCACAGCCTTCAACCCTACAAATGGTGTTATGACCCTGCAGCTAGATTCTATGTCTTTAGTCTTTAGCTAGACTAGTCTTCAATTTCTTGTCTATTCTTCTTAAAATACCGTCATCTTGTAATAGATTAATTCCTTCCCCACTATTCATGCCCCTTGTATACGGCTAATTGACTTACTTGTAAACATACATGTCTAGTCAAAGATCTGACCAAAAGAAATGACTACATTATATAACACTACTACATATCATCATCAGGAAACCACAGCCTTCAACTCTACAAATGGTGTTATGACCCTGCAGCTAGATTCTATGTCTTTAGTGAGTTTAGTCTTTTAGCTAGCTAGTCTTCAATTTCTTGTCATCTTGTAATAGATTAATTCCTTCCCCACTATTCATCCTCTTGTGTACGGCTAATTGACTTACTTGTAAACACACATGTCACAGCTAGTCAAAGATCTGACCAAAAGAAATGACTACATTATATAACGGTTCTGACTGGTTGGATCTGGAAACAATAGCTAATGATTTTCACTGAATGAGATATCGTGTAAACTTGTTCAAGTAACAGAAGAAACCCATCTAAACCCAAGAAAGATTCAATATAAATAGTGGAGAATCTGGGGAAGAAAAAGTCATTACAGATTCCCAGttcatcaaaaaccaaaatccaaCAACTATATAAAGCCAAATTTATAAAACTCAAATtaacattcaaccaaaagaaCTCCTTCACAATTAAAGAACATGCAAATAATCCATCAAATGAAAGAAATACAACCCAGTAGGCCAGTCAGATCAAATTGGATAACAAAATCATATACACAGATGAAGAATTATCAAGTCTACTAGTCCTAATCATGGATTGATCAAATTAGAGATTGAAAGATCCAAAACTCAACGATCAAATCCTAGAATACAAAGAGAAACGAAGGCCAAGGTGGAGATCAAACCTGGAGATGAGCGATgcaggaagaagaaagagcgaAAAATCACCGTTCTGTAGACGTAGTTCTTCGCCGTCTGTGGAATTTCAGAATTCCACATCTTGAGGCGGCACTCAAAGGAGGAACTTGCCTCAATATATGTCCCATCTAATAATCCTATCTCAAAATCCCAGATAATTTAAGtccctctctgttttttttgcCAAACAAGGGATTTTCCAAGTGGGATTTTTAATCCCATCTAAAAGTCATCTCCCTTCTCAAAATAAATTCTCCAAACACTACCCAAACCACTAGCTCGCCCTACCCAACCCGCCCTGGGGAGCATGATTGTGAGATTGCTGTTAATAAATGAGTCAGGTAGGTTTTTATGAAGAGCACGCAAATTTGCTAGGTACAAAAATGAGAGTATTATGGGGATCGATCGAAGTTAGCTAGAAATAATTCGAAATATTTAAAAGTATTTATAAATACTCTTCCATTTTAAATTTGTATGGATTAAGAGTTTTATGGGTGTATTAAGAGTTTTTCTGCTTGCATTTAGAAACACTCGTTCCTTAAACACATCAACAGCAATAAACCTGCTAGTTTAACAAAGTTACAAGTACGATAAATATAGCCgccaagtgttttttttttttatttgaaaagagGGGACCGAGTTTTATAACTGCAAATATTTACAACTTTACTATTTCTTAGTAACATATTTACATAAGACTACTATTGAAAAGGACACATGTATATGATGTTTACACAATATTATATGTAAATTATCATTCATTACACTATGAAGATATTCAGGAATTAAGTTTGTACATAGTGATCGACTAGAGAGATAACAGTGCAATTCCTTGCGATGGTGATGAAGGCGGACCAGCAGCAACACCTGACCTTGTTCCTGTTACGGTTCctgttgaagttgaagcaacatcCCATGGCTCAATTGAATCATACCTGACAATATCAACCTCTTCATAATTTTGCTCACCATTAGTTGTTTTTTGTGACATTTGAATCCCCTCCAGCTCTGCTGTTACCTCTCTCATTGTGGGGCGGTTCCTACCATTCAAATGCAAACATCTTCTTGCAAGGTTGGCAACTAGTAAGATATCTTCTTTAGAGGCTTCATTCAAAACTCGAGCATCAACAACTTCAAATAGCCGATCATCCTGCATCAAAATAATGAAATGTGTTGCAAGACTCCGACCTTCTTCTTGTGATCTTGTCACAGAGATTGGTTTTTGTCCACTCAAGAGTTCAACAAGAACCACTCCAAAGCTATACACATCACTTTTATCCGTAAATTGGCTCGACTGGAAGTATTCTGGGTCCAAGTAACCAAATGTCCCATATACAAGTGTGGTCAAGTGAGTTTGGTCTATGGCAACTGATCTAGAAGTTCCAAAGTCGGCAATTTTTGCTCTGTATTTTTCATCTAGCAATATATTTGTCGACTTGATGTCTCTATGAAATATGGGAATTGAAGCTGCACCGTGTAAGTAGGAAAGAGCTCCTGCAATTTCCGTGGCAATCCTTAAGCGCAATTCCCACGTAAGTGGAAAATCCTCGTGCTGCTCATGGATATATTGGGAAAGGGATCCATTCGGAATAAACTCATAGACCAAAAGAGGAACCTCTGTCTCTAAACAACAACCCAATAGTTTAACCACATTCCTGTGGTTGATTTGTGAAAGAATAACAACCTCATTTATAAACTGTGAAAGTCTACCTTCGTCCACTTTTGTAGACCTTTTTACTGCAACGATTCTTCCATCTGTTAGCATACCTTTGTAGACAGTCCCTTGGCCACCTTTGCCAAGGATTCTATCAACATGAAAATTATCAGTGGACTTCTCCAACTCTTTTGATTTGAACAACTTAATTTTCTCAAGATTAACTTCACCAGATGATAATTGTCTTTCTAACAACAAACCTCCGTTTCTTTTGAATGACATTTCCTTGCGTTTAatgcttttccttttcttcaccAGTTTGTGTACCCACCATGCAGCAATAAGTAATAATAACAGTCCAAGACTCGAGCCAAGACCTACAGAAATCAGTAAAAAGATAAATGATGAATACTGCACTGTGAATAGTTAGTTGTTGCATTCATGATTTTCGAATCAAATTCAAGACATATACtctttcatttttaatttgtaTGGATTTTCATAGGAATTAGGCTTATACCTGCAAGTGCCAATTTAATTGTATCCTTTTCGTCCTCGCATTTGAACGAACCAGGAAGGTTCATGCACTTGCTGCCGGGCCAGCATCGTTTAGTACCATCTATGCACTCATCAATGTCTGAAATTAAAATGACAAATGATAAATTAATGAAAAGTATATCTGGTTGGCTTCTTTTTTGCTAGATAGGGGAGGGGAACTAAGTTATTCATACAAATCAATTGCATATAtgtatcaaaatcaaaattcaatcACATAGATCCAGTTTAACAGGAATTACAGGATATGATCATTACTATTCAAAAATGAAAACAtaattttcaatttattacCTTGACAAGGTTGGAGAAGATAGGGATTTCCATCAAACCCTTGTGGGCAGCGGCAAGAAAGCACTGACCGATTAAATGCCAAAGAAGTGTCAAAATCGCATTTCTTATTTCCTTGAAATGCAAACGACGAACTAGTGTCATTGATTACACTCCATTCTAGTGCCACAGGAACATGGAGCATATTCCTAACGGCGCTATAATTTGATGCAGTCTCAAACCAATCTTTATCAACCAGGAATGCATAGTCACTGCAATCCGGCTTTCCACTGTCATTTCGGCCGGTCATGTTGGCTGGTCCATCCACCATTACGCTAGCAGTGACAACCCTGAGATACGGAGGAATACTCGTCTGGCAACAATTAGTACCAATATCACAGCCATCAGAGTATCTACCGGTATTCTGCTTATCACAAATTGACCTGCACCCACCAACCACCGATTGATCTGAGCTCACCAAGGAGACAAATCCGCAAGTCGCTGCGGTGAATCTGTTTTGTCTCTGAGAGTACACGAAAGGGCTTCCGGTCAGATTTGCGGGCTGGCTACTTCCTGTTACGTTGCAGAAGAAAGTAACGGGGCTGTTCACCTGAAGCGTGCCGTCTTTGATAGAAATGCTCAGCACCTCCTGTTGTGTAAGCCTCAAGAAAGGCTTGTGCCTAGTAGACTGGTTGCAGTCTATTTCAAACCACTCTTCAAGGTAGCAATCTTTATCAGGCCCGATTCCGAAAGGGTACGGGATGCTGACATTTCCGCATTTCTCTTGGCAATTCGGCTTTGCTATCGGCAGCGCTGTTCCTGATTCTGCTGCTACTGCTGGTCTAGTACTCAAGCTCCATAAACATAAAACCATAATAGATATCATATGATGAACTAGGGATTTCATTCTATGTATCCTTCTTCCTCCACAATCTCATATCTGTTAGGTTGTTGCGTACTTATCTATATAGGTAATTACGCAGAGAAAAGTGAAACAGAAAAGTAAACTAAAACTAAAGAGTACCCAAGTGGACGTGTGTTACTTAATTTAGTCCTTTCCTTTTGAAATTACTTTCATGGATCTCAATTTCTAGCCGCAGAAAATTAGATTTTCAATTGAATGGATAATGTGCATGCATTTACGTATTCGAACGACTCCATGacaaaaattaaagaacttCACCAAACTCGACTGGTGATGCTGATCATGTCATTACTGTTTCATTGCTGACGTATAAATAGCTTCATTTATTAACGGGGCTCTATGGTTCATGAACACAGAACGCTAGCCTTGAGAGAGATAATGAGATTAGTATTAATTaagttgctttctcttccagaTCCATGTGCAAATATTGCACAACGTCCACATTAATGGAGATAGCTAGAGACGACAGCGATTGTGCAGACTAGCGTCCCAACTCCCAGGTTTTCTGCTTCATCCTGCATCTGCTTTTCCTCACATGATTCATCTCTTTTGGCCCACTTGTCCTTCCATTGTCAATTCTATTGTTTCAACTCCTGCTTTTTAAAGCTATATTTCGCTGTAATGCTAAAGGACTTGTTTCGTAAAAACGTGTTTGAAATTAATTCAAGGAAAATGATCGagtggaaaagaaagaaaaagattttCTTTTTGTGACAACAAAAATTCATCCGTTgacctaagaaaaaaaaaagttgaaaaatcttttttttttttgttttccgtGATTAAGGAGTGAAAAATATGTATTATCTTTCTTCTTtgtctcctcgttttttttgttttgttttttttttttctaaacaaCATAATGATGCAAAATGGAAAAATGTCAAAGAGAAAGTACAACATTAAACGTAGACGGCATGGCCATACATTTAGTGTTCAGAGTGGTGGTGCAGTGGCACACGTAAGACCATATATTTAGTTTTCAGGACCACAAATAATGTTAGTTGTACTTTAATTCTCTTATACAGatcttttagtggagtaagtgggcatttgtTGGGCCAAATTTGAGAATTTGGTCAAGAGCCCTATTTTTAATTTATATCATTTGCTGTCAACTACTAGATCATCGTCCCTTAATCGCACTCAACTATAATTCGTACACGTCTATATATAGTTTCCTGTTGCTTCTTTTAATTTAATTGCTAGCAAATTTCTTCCTTTTTGGACAAtgtagttttatttattttttttccttttattctcAATTTCTAGACATCAAATTGTTTTATTTGCTAatcattttttagtcaaattttgaacaaagtagggaaaaagtcattttagctagccattTTAGAAATATATCTGCATCAATTCTCTCTATTGTAGCTATATTTGAATTTATGTTATTTattgaatgaagaaaaaataatttaaatgtatttataaattacttttttttttttttttttaaaaaaccccaccccattcccacccttgatggggctcgaactcctgacctcttatatatgagaccaaagccttaccaccccaccaaacacacacacccgtatttataaattacatagaataacttaaaagaaatgtcataaattaacaaaaatagaGAGCCTTATCTCTCTATATGTATGAGCAAGATAGCTAAAATTTAAAGTAGAGAGCCACTTAAGAGTCTGGTGCAATtgctaaaattgataaaaagctAAGTATGCTCTTTAAAAtagctaagagcatctttagcaatgatAGCcatttttttagtcaaattttagtcatagtagctaaaaagtcattttgattagccactttagaaatacatctgcatcagtgctctctatattagctaattttgaatttatattattttttaaatgaagactaaatagtttaaatgtatttacaAATTACATAatataactcaaaatgaatgttttaaattatttttgaaGGGAGGAATgttataaattatagagagcctcatctcgctcgctatatttaggagcgagatggCTAAAATATTAATAAGGAGCCATTTagaagtctggtgcagctgctaaaatatataaaaagctaaacatgctctccaaaataactAATGAGCCGGATTGGCTTCTTCCCATTCTAGTTGATGAGTCTTTTTAATCGATGTCAAAAATGGAGTGTGGTACTCTTCCCAACCGGTTGTGGTGGGTTTAATGAGGTCATTATATACTCCTTGATATATGTAGTCTTATTTGATGATTGAATCACTTTTCAATAAAAAACGAAGAAGCTaatgagccaaaatagagagtctgttaAATATGCTCTACGTACATAAAATtacaattaaataaataaaaacagttCGTCAGAAGTAAGAATCAAACATAAAAATCAATGCAATTGAAACAAAACTAACTGACACCAAAAagtaaccactgcaagtggcctagtggttcttgcctagttgggtgtgcttcccaacctaggttcgaaccttgAAGCTatcaaagtggtcaggcactgtactgcaatgcacagttggagcatttcacatgagctgaaggggtttatcttgggcctaggaagcatttggattccccttgacaaagtcaaaaaaaaaaaaaaaaaaaaaaaactgacacCCAAAAGTCAATTAATTGAAGGTCATTTCTCAAAATTTTAACAGATTTcgattttaaaataaaaatcgatgttATCAATTCGATTAATGGTTAGTAccggaaagaagaaaaaaaattctatggAACCGCGCAATTCTAGCACTATTACATAATAAATTAGGGAATATGTTCAttgacccaaatttgagctacactaaccccatttacccaaacatctacacttacccaataaattacatattttttttgccctaatacccaattaagttattttttgtttatttttgggacaatttgcCCTCTCTCcttttgtcacttagagagagagacttcgccggactccggtcaccggtcgccagaCCGGCCGCGGGAATCCGATCACTGGTGATGAGAGTCAGGCGTCtagttttattgccccctaataatacccaataaactttttattgcccctaataaaaatgcaataaaaatttattagggggtaataaaagtctccgacgacctctttgtgAACTTCTGGCAACCTCCGGGCCGGTGACCGAAGTCTGGCTTTTctgttttattgccccccaataaaaatttattgggggtgATAAAAGTCTCTAGCGACCTCTTTGGGAACCTCCAGCCGGTGATCGGAGTCCGGCGAAGTCTCtaatgactttttaattatttgaagggtaaacttttttttttacattaaaattgggtaaatgggcacACAAATCTTTTAGTGAAGTAAGTGAATATTTATTTGGCCCAAATTAGGTAAATGGTCAAGAGCCCAATAGATTACAGGGAGCAGACTCCCATTATGCAGACCAGGTGCGGACTTTTAATTTAAGCTGTTCGATCAAAGCGACGGCTCGCTCCAGATTCTCCAAGTTTCTGACTCGATGAGCaggctctctctctcgtcccccACCATCTCTGG encodes the following:
- the LOC133725752 gene encoding wall-associated receptor kinase-like 1; this translates as MKSLVHHMISIMVLCLWSLSTRPAVAAESGTALPIAKPNCQEKCGNVSIPYPFGIGPDKDCYLEEWFEIDCNQSTRHKPFLRLTQQEVLSISIKDGTLQVNSPVTFFCNVTGSSQPANLTGSPFVYSQRQNRFTAATCGFVSLVSSDQSVVGGCRSICDKQNTGRYSDGCDIGTNCCQTSIPPYLRVVTASVMVDGPANMTGRNDSGKPDCSDYAFLVDKDWFETASNYSAVRNMLHVPVALEWSVINDTSSSFAFQGNKKCDFDTSLAFNRSVLSCRCPQGFDGNPYLLQPCQDIDECIDGTKRCWPGSKCMNLPGSFKCEDEKDTIKLALAGLGSSLGLLLLLIAAWWVHKLVKKRKSIKRKEMSFKRNGGLLLERQLSSGEVNLEKIKLFKSKELEKSTDNFHVDRILGKGGQGTVYKGMLTDGRIVAVKRSTKVDEGRLSQFINEVVILSQINHRNVVKLLGCCLETEVPLLVYEFIPNGSLSQYIHEQHEDFPLTWELRLRIATEIAGALSYLHGAASIPIFHRDIKSTNILLDEKYRAKIADFGTSRSVAIDQTHLTTLVYGTFGYLDPEYFQSSQFTDKSDVYSFGVVLVELLSGQKPISVTRSQEEGRSLATHFIILMQDDRLFEVVDARVLNEASKEDILLVANLARRCLHLNGRNRPTMREVTAELEGIQMSQKTTNGEQNYEEVDIVRYDSIEPWDVASTSTGTVTGTRSGVAAGPPSSPSQGIALLSL